One Aerococcus urinaeequi DNA segment encodes these proteins:
- the rpmG gene encoding 50S ribosomal protein L33 → MATKKVSLACSVCGSRNYTTNSNANNRTERLEVKKFCRHCNQHTIHKETK, encoded by the coding sequence ATGGCAACGAAAAAAGTATCACTTGCTTGTTCAGTATGTGGCTCAAGAAATTACACGACAAATAGTAATGCCAATAACCGTACTGAGCGTTTAGAAGTGAAGAAATTCTGTAGACACTGTAATCAACATACAATACATAAGGAAACCAAATAG
- the secE gene encoding preprotein translocase subunit SecE produces MQFLKDVWHEMRLTTWPSGGELVRYTGIVLSTIIMVAIFLGIIDTLAQWAFAWFINL; encoded by the coding sequence ATGCAATTTTTAAAAGATGTATGGCATGAAATGCGATTGACTACATGGCCAAGTGGTGGCGAGTTGGTGCGCTACACTGGTATCGTATTATCAACTATTATCATGGTTGCCATTTTCCTAGGGATTATTGATACCTTAGCACAATGGGCTTTTGCATGGTTTATTAACTTATAA
- the nusG gene encoding transcription termination/antitermination protein NusG, whose product MVEEIEIGKEWYVIHTYAGYENKVKQNLEMRITSMDMEEYIYRVIVPEEEHVEKTKSGKEKIVKIKNFPGYVLVEMIMSDEAWFVVRNTPGVTGFLGSHGQGSKPTPLLPDEVRNILSSLGEGGRNRNISFDIDEVVKVIDGAFDGMEGRVQEIDAEHGKLKLTVEMFGRETLAEVDYDQVDKF is encoded by the coding sequence ATGGTAGAAGAAATCGAAATTGGTAAAGAATGGTATGTAATCCATACATACGCTGGATATGAAAATAAGGTCAAACAAAACTTGGAAATGCGTATTACTTCAATGGATATGGAAGAATATATTTACCGTGTAATCGTGCCTGAAGAAGAGCATGTAGAGAAAACAAAATCAGGTAAAGAAAAAATTGTTAAAATTAAAAACTTCCCAGGTTATGTATTAGTTGAGATGATCATGTCTGATGAAGCCTGGTTCGTTGTACGTAATACACCAGGTGTTACAGGGTTCTTAGGTTCTCACGGTCAAGGTTCAAAACCAACACCATTGTTACCTGATGAAGTACGTAATATCTTATCAAGCCTTGGTGAAGGTGGCCGTAACCGTAATATCTCATTCGATATCGATGAAGTGGTTAAGGTTATCGATGGTGCCTTTGATGGTATGGAAGGTCGCGTTCAAGAGATCGATGCAGAACATGGCAAGTTGAAACTGACTGTTGAAATGTTTGGACGTGAAACATTAGCAGAAGTAGACTATGACCAAGTAGACAAATTCTAA
- the phoU gene encoding phosphate signaling complex protein PhoU — protein MMERPVRKFYDDQLKTLEGMHAKLGFGTAAMLERSFQALKTNDHNGAQTVIESDAEINKLEKEIEYYVMRIIARQQPIGTDLRMILSVFASSSDLERVADHAVSVAKGILRVENLAPFDPVMDDVFAVGELAKNMLGQAIDAFSQHNVERAKEIAAMDDEVDKAFRELVDQILVIMKNQPETVQTGSAINAILHDIERIGDYATNLCERVIYTEDADIVNLND, from the coding sequence ATGATGGAACGTCCAGTAAGAAAATTTTACGATGACCAACTAAAGACTTTGGAGGGTATGCACGCAAAACTTGGATTTGGTACGGCGGCTATGTTAGAACGATCTTTCCAAGCATTAAAAACCAATGACCACAATGGCGCACAAACTGTCATTGAAAGCGATGCTGAGATTAACAAGCTAGAAAAAGAAATCGAATATTATGTAATGCGTATAATCGCTCGTCAACAACCAATCGGTACAGACCTTCGTATGATTCTGTCAGTATTTGCTTCAAGTTCTGACCTAGAGCGCGTAGCCGACCACGCAGTATCCGTAGCGAAAGGTATTTTACGTGTTGAAAACTTAGCACCATTTGATCCAGTTATGGATGATGTTTTTGCCGTAGGTGAGTTAGCGAAAAACATGCTTGGACAAGCGATTGATGCCTTTAGCCAACATAACGTTGAACGCGCTAAAGAAATCGCTGCTATGGATGACGAAGTAGACAAGGCTTTTAGAGAACTTGTCGATCAAATTTTAGTGATTATGAAGAATCAACCGGAAACTGTTCAAACAGGTTCAGCTATTAATGCCATTTTACATGATATCGAACGTATCGGTGATTATGCAACAAACCTATGCGAACGCGTTATTTATACAGAAGATGCAGACATCGTGAATTTAAACGATTAA
- the rplK gene encoding 50S ribosomal protein L11, with the protein MAKKVQQIVKLQIEAGKASPAPPVGPALGQAGVNIMGFTKEFNARTQDQMGMIIPVVITVFEDRSFTFITKTPPAAVLLKKAAGVAKGSGEPNKNKVATVTRDQVREIAETKMEDLNAADVEAAMRMVEGTARSMGFEVEG; encoded by the coding sequence GTGGCTAAAAAAGTACAACAAATCGTAAAATTACAAATTGAAGCTGGTAAAGCAAGTCCAGCTCCTCCAGTAGGTCCTGCATTAGGTCAAGCTGGTGTGAACATCATGGGATTCACTAAAGAATTCAATGCGCGTACACAAGATCAAATGGGTATGATTATCCCTGTAGTGATCACTGTATTCGAAGACCGTTCATTTACATTTATTACTAAAACACCACCAGCTGCAGTATTATTGAAAAAAGCTGCTGGCGTTGCTAAAGGTTCTGGCGAACCTAACAAAAATAAAGTCGCTACCGTAACTCGCGACCAAGTTCGTGAAATTGCAGAAACAAAAATGGAAGACTTGAACGCTGCAGATGTAGAAGCTGCTATGCGTATGGTTGAAGGTACTGCACGTTCAATGGGCTTTGAAGTAGAAGGCTAA
- the rplA gene encoding 50S ribosomal protein L1, with product MAKQTKNQKAVFEKIEKNKKYALTEAIELLKEVDYAKFDGSVEVAYRLGIDTKKNDQQIRGAMVLPNGTGKDQTVLVFAKGEKAQEAKDAGADYVGDDEFIQKIQGGWFDFDVIVATPDMMGQIGRLGRVLGPKGLMPNPKTGTVTQDVTKAVQDIKAGQVAYRADSAGNLHLPVGKVSFTADALAENVKAVQEMVLRVKPASSKGTYIKNLAITSTMGPGIQVDVSSI from the coding sequence ATGGCTAAACAAACTAAAAACCAAAAAGCTGTTTTCGAAAAAATCGAAAAAAATAAAAAATATGCTTTAACAGAAGCAATTGAATTATTAAAAGAAGTAGACTACGCTAAATTTGATGGATCAGTTGAAGTTGCATACCGTTTAGGTATCGACACTAAGAAAAATGACCAACAAATCCGTGGTGCTATGGTATTACCTAACGGTACTGGTAAAGACCAAACTGTATTGGTTTTTGCTAAAGGTGAAAAAGCACAAGAAGCTAAAGACGCTGGTGCTGACTACGTTGGTGACGACGAGTTCATCCAAAAAATCCAAGGTGGCTGGTTTGACTTCGACGTGATCGTTGCAACTCCAGACATGATGGGTCAAATTGGTCGTTTAGGTCGTGTATTAGGTCCTAAAGGCTTAATGCCAAACCCTAAAACTGGTACTGTAACACAAGATGTTACTAAAGCAGTTCAAGACATCAAAGCTGGTCAAGTTGCTTACCGTGCTGATAGCGCTGGTAACTTACACTTACCTGTTGGTAAAGTATCATTTACTGCAGATGCATTAGCTGAAAACGTAAAAGCTGTTCAAGAAATGGTATTACGCGTGAAACCTGCATCTTCTAAAGGTACATACATCAAAAACTTAGCAATTACATCTACTATGGGTCCTGGTATCCAAGTTGATGTTTCATCAATCTAA
- the rplJ gene encoding 50S ribosomal protein L10: MSEQAIAKKQQEVNEVVEKMNAANSLVVVDYLGLSVAEVTELRKQLREAGVEFKVIKNTIMRRALDSQELEYHEEVFQGPTAVAFGMEDAVAPAKILSDFAKKAEALELKGGILEGKVLSKEEIQQIAKLPNREGLLSMLLSVLQAPVRNVAYAVKAVADAKGEDAA; encoded by the coding sequence GTGAGTGAACAAGCAATTGCTAAAAAACAACAAGAAGTAAATGAAGTCGTTGAGAAAATGAACGCTGCAAATTCTTTAGTTGTGGTTGACTACTTAGGATTATCAGTAGCAGAAGTGACTGAATTACGTAAACAATTACGTGAAGCGGGCGTTGAGTTTAAAGTTATTAAAAACACAATCATGCGTCGTGCTTTAGATTCTCAAGAGTTAGAATACCATGAAGAAGTTTTCCAAGGCCCTACAGCTGTAGCGTTTGGTATGGAAGACGCAGTTGCCCCAGCTAAGATTCTTTCTGATTTTGCTAAAAAAGCAGAAGCGTTAGAACTTAAAGGTGGTATCTTAGAAGGTAAAGTACTTTCTAAAGAAGAAATTCAACAAATTGCGAAATTGCCAAACCGCGAAGGTCTACTTTCAATGCTATTATCAGTATTGCAAGCTCCTGTCCGCAACGTGGCATACGCTGTCAAAGCTGTTGCAGATGCAAAAGGCGAAGACGCAGCGTAA
- the rplL gene encoding 50S ribosomal protein L7/L12 produces MALNIEQIIADLKESTILELADLVSAIEEEFGVSAAAPVAAAGAAAGEAAEEKTEFDVELTSAGSAKIKVIKAVREATGLGLKEAKALVDGAPAIVKEALPAEEAEALKAAIEEAGGTAEVK; encoded by the coding sequence ATGGCTTTAAACATTGAACAAATCATTGCTGATTTAAAAGAATCAACAATTTTAGAATTAGCTGACTTAGTATCAGCAATCGAAGAAGAATTTGGCGTATCTGCTGCTGCTCCTGTAGCTGCTGCTGGTGCTGCTGCTGGTGAAGCTGCTGAAGAAAAAACTGAATTTGACGTAGAATTAACTTCTGCTGGTTCAGCTAAAATTAAAGTAATCAAAGCTGTACGTGAAGCTACTGGTTTAGGCTTGAAAGAAGCTAAAGCATTAGTAGACGGTGCTCCAGCGATCGTTAAAGAAGCATTACCTGCTGAAGAAGCAGAAGCTTTAAAAGCTGCTATCGAAGAAGCTGGCGGTACTGCAGAAGTAAAATAA
- a CDS encoding SDR family NAD(P)-dependent oxidoreductase: MRSFNAWVTLNKLLYQILGGSDNVLFIQRDIVDAASWPGGVDQVEAVFEPVNILVNNAGINYSDSIEDFPFDAYECVIATATKEKVSNLVLLLASDELSYMTGSEKRIYGGLSAC; this comes from the coding sequence ATGAGGTCATTTAATGCGTGGGTTACGTTAAATAAACTTTTATATCAAATCCTAGGAGGCTCGGATAATGTCCTATTTATTCAACGGGACATTGTTGATGCAGCGTCTTGGCCGGGGGGAGTTGATCAGGTAGAAGCCGTTTTTGAACCGGTTAATATTTTAGTTAATAATGCTGGTATCAATTATTCTGATAGTATTGAAGACTTTCCGTTTGACGCCTATGAGTGTGTGATTGCGACCGCGACCAAGGAGAAAGTGTCTAATTTAGTCTTATTACTTGCTTCTGATGAACTTTCTTATATGACCGGATCAGAAAAACGGATTTACGGCGGTTTAAGCGCATGTTAG
- a CDS encoding amidohydrolase family protein, giving the protein MIIDFKMKAPIPSWEPLFDAGKTSVLELFPYLKNEQPTKAVTFADVIQEMDDRDIGYGVILGRDNVPGSSNEELYQFLQSPEAERFRGFIGLENMTINEAVETIHRYGATGAFSGVTVNPAKILPLTNIDDPTLDPIFEACLAYDLPFCITMSLLISLLSDKPDYDYIHPKRLIPIAKKYPDLKLIVSHAAWPFVDEMIAVAIHFPNIFLVPDFYSGFPNAKAYFDAANSGLEDQVIFGSCYPNVNYDYALGFYQEYLTDSEIADKVFYANAAKLLGISE; this is encoded by the coding sequence ATGATTATTGATTTTAAGATGAAGGCCCCTATTCCAAGTTGGGAACCTTTATTTGATGCTGGAAAGACCAGCGTGCTAGAGCTTTTCCCCTATTTGAAGAATGAACAACCAACAAAAGCGGTTACTTTTGCGGATGTTATCCAGGAAATGGATGACCGTGATATAGGCTATGGTGTGATTCTTGGCCGTGACAATGTACCTGGGTCAAGCAATGAAGAATTGTATCAATTCTTGCAGTCGCCAGAAGCTGAACGTTTTCGTGGTTTTATTGGTTTGGAAAATATGACGATAAATGAAGCGGTTGAAACCATTCACCGGTATGGTGCCACAGGTGCTTTCAGTGGGGTCACTGTGAATCCAGCGAAAATTTTACCGCTAACCAATATTGATGATCCGACGTTAGACCCTATTTTTGAAGCTTGTTTGGCATATGATTTACCTTTCTGTATTACCATGAGTTTATTGATTAGTTTGCTGAGTGATAAACCCGACTACGATTATATTCACCCTAAACGTTTAATCCCTATTGCCAAGAAGTATCCAGATTTAAAATTGATTGTGTCGCATGCGGCTTGGCCTTTTGTGGATGAGATGATCGCGGTAGCGATTCATTTTCCAAATATATTCTTGGTCCCAGATTTCTATAGTGGTTTCCCAAATGCTAAGGCTTATTTCGATGCGGCGAATTCAGGGCTTGAAGACCAGGTGATTTTTGGGTCATGTTATCCAAATGTGAATTACGATTATGCCTTAGGTTTTTATCAGGAATACCTGACAGATTCTGAAATTGCAGACAAGGTCTTCTATGCCAATGCCGCTAAACTGTTGGGGATAAGTGAATAA
- a CDS encoding amino acid ABC transporter permease, which yields MDFDFQYMLEVIPNLLVYIPTTLYITVISMIVAIIIGGLFAIILFNKVPVLSQLVQVLSSFFRGTPAIVQLLLVYFGLPQIIPALTSMTATQASILALSLNTAAYLAEVFRAALASVDAGQVEAAMSVGLNYRQTLKGIILPQALRNALPGTGNTFVSLMKNSSLAFTIGVVEIVAQGKILAAASLRFFEVYFAIALIYWGLTILYTWIQEWYEDYINRPYIR from the coding sequence ATGGATTTCGATTTTCAGTACATGTTAGAGGTTATACCAAACCTACTAGTTTATATACCAACCACCTTGTATATCACGGTGATTTCGATGATAGTTGCGATCATTATCGGTGGACTTTTCGCCATTATACTATTTAATAAGGTGCCGGTCTTATCACAGCTGGTGCAAGTCTTGTCTTCCTTTTTTAGAGGAACACCGGCCATTGTGCAGTTATTACTAGTTTATTTTGGATTGCCACAAATTATACCGGCTTTAACCAGCATGACAGCAACGCAGGCGTCGATTCTGGCCTTATCATTGAATACCGCTGCTTATTTAGCGGAAGTATTCAGGGCTGCCTTGGCATCTGTAGATGCTGGTCAGGTGGAAGCCGCCATGTCTGTTGGTTTGAATTACCGCCAGACATTAAAGGGGATTATTCTGCCTCAGGCCCTACGAAACGCCCTACCGGGTACGGGAAACACCTTCGTTTCACTGATGAAAAATTCCTCGCTGGCCTTTACCATTGGGGTAGTGGAAATTGTGGCTCAAGGAAAAATCTTAGCAGCTGCATCTCTTCGATTCTTTGAAGTATACTTTGCCATTGCTTTGATTTATTGGGGGCTAACAATTCTCTATACTTGGATTCAAGAGTGGTACGAAGATTATATCAATAGACCGTATATTAGATAG
- a CDS encoding transporter substrate-binding domain-containing protein yields MKLKVKPIKAIVAALILLGLVFYGVYMQTSTNQSDKEASGDRVITIGGTPTSYPMLYMEGAEVKGSYVDFANAIGEKVGYEIDWELGEWSGILASLQAGRIDSAANFAVTPERKEMYDFTDTVLYSGVGIGVAEGNTDIEIFDDLKGKTVNSIVGTNYGKVVEDMDTDNEIMIEPLEDINVAFNNVYQGKTDAVVFGYETLSALNKDRDANIVILDEVFGVNEVAFPFAKTAENEELIADWNQAIEELRADGTLAEISEKWYGMDVTTSPEASADVE; encoded by the coding sequence ATGAAATTAAAAGTAAAGCCGATAAAGGCTATAGTGGCGGCCCTGATACTCTTGGGGCTTGTTTTTTATGGTGTGTATATGCAGACCTCGACGAATCAAAGCGATAAAGAAGCATCTGGCGACCGTGTTATTACCATCGGTGGTACGCCGACTTCTTACCCCATGCTCTATATGGAAGGGGCTGAGGTGAAGGGGTCCTACGTTGATTTTGCCAATGCGATAGGCGAAAAGGTGGGCTATGAGATCGATTGGGAGCTTGGCGAGTGGTCAGGTATTTTGGCATCACTACAAGCTGGGCGGATTGATTCGGCAGCCAACTTTGCTGTGACACCTGAGCGGAAAGAGATGTATGATTTTACTGATACCGTTCTTTATTCTGGTGTTGGTATTGGTGTTGCAGAAGGGAATACCGATATTGAGATTTTTGATGATCTGAAGGGCAAGACAGTCAATTCCATTGTTGGGACCAACTATGGCAAGGTTGTCGAAGATATGGATACTGATAATGAAATCATGATTGAACCCTTGGAAGACATCAATGTGGCCTTTAATAATGTCTACCAAGGCAAAACGGACGCCGTTGTCTTTGGTTACGAAACTTTGAGTGCTTTAAACAAGGACCGCGATGCTAATATCGTCATTTTAGATGAGGTATTCGGGGTCAATGAAGTGGCCTTTCCTTTCGCTAAGACAGCGGAAAATGAAGAGTTGATTGCGGATTGGAACCAAGCCATTGAAGAGTTGCGTGCGGACGGGACTTTAGCCGAGATTTCAGAGAAGTGGTACGGTATGGACGTGACGACGTCGCCAGAAGCATCTGCAGATGTTGAATAA
- a CDS encoding metal ABC transporter solute-binding protein, Zn/Mn family, translated as MKKIWKLLSVMVVALALGACASGGDSASGGGDAADEKPVVTVSTSFLRDMVEQLAGDQVTVETIIPAGEDPHGYLARPDDLKKIQGADLVLYHGLHLEAQMVEALEATGVAVTKDFTDEDLTMVDQDGESEVDPHFWFDITLYQKAVATVAAELVTLTGDESINDTATAYKEELTELDTWAQAEIDSIPEGQRYLITPHDAFNYFSQRYGIEVVAPQGISTQAEASNADISTIASFIVENEVPAIFAESTTDPARMQRIQEAVNADGGEVTVVSGEGQELFSDSLASEGQEGDTYINMFKHNVNLIVSNLK; from the coding sequence ATGAAGAAGATTTGGAAATTATTGAGTGTAATGGTTGTGGCCCTAGCCTTGGGTGCATGCGCGAGCGGCGGAGACTCAGCTAGTGGCGGTGGCGATGCTGCGGATGAAAAACCGGTTGTCACAGTATCCACCTCTTTTCTACGGGATATGGTAGAACAACTGGCGGGCGACCAAGTAACGGTTGAAACGATTATCCCAGCGGGCGAGGACCCTCATGGCTACTTAGCGCGTCCTGATGACTTAAAGAAAATCCAAGGGGCAGACTTGGTTTTATATCACGGGTTACACTTAGAGGCGCAAATGGTGGAAGCCTTGGAAGCGACAGGTGTGGCGGTGACGAAAGATTTCACTGACGAAGATTTAACGATGGTTGACCAAGACGGGGAAAGTGAAGTAGACCCGCATTTCTGGTTTGATATCACCCTTTACCAAAAAGCGGTGGCTACAGTAGCAGCTGAATTGGTGACTTTAACTGGTGACGAGTCGATCAACGATACGGCAACGGCTTATAAGGAAGAGTTGACTGAATTGGATACTTGGGCGCAAGCAGAAATCGACTCAATTCCTGAAGGTCAACGTTACTTGATTACACCACATGATGCCTTCAACTACTTCTCACAACGTTACGGGATTGAAGTAGTGGCACCACAAGGGATTTCAACACAAGCTGAAGCTTCTAACGCAGATATTTCAACTATTGCAAGCTTTATTGTAGAAAACGAAGTGCCAGCGATCTTTGCGGAATCAACAACTGACCCAGCGCGTATGCAACGTATCCAAGAGGCTGTAAATGCTGATGGTGGCGAAGTGACAGTTGTTTCTGGTGAAGGGCAGGAATTGTTCTCAGATTCACTTGCGAGTGAAGGACAAGAGGGCGATACCTATATCAATATGTTTAAACACAATGTGAACCTAATTGTGTCAAATCTTAAATAG
- a CDS encoding metal ABC transporter ATP-binding protein, with product MPAIIKVEDLAMSYDDQLVLEDINIGIKANSKTAIIGPNGAGKSTLLNCMLDFLKPLKGDVTFYGKAYKDYYKKIAYVPQSSSVNWDFPTTVLDVVLMGRYVHQGFFKKVSQADKSRALAALASVNMTDYADRQIAQLSGGQRQRVFLARAICQDADIYFLDEPMKGIDIKTEKLFAEIINQFQRDGKTIIIVHHDLATVREYFDHVILLNKTVIGQGSVAETFNEANIAAAYDQRIGEIYGHIY from the coding sequence ATGCCAGCAATAATTAAAGTAGAAGACTTGGCCATGTCTTATGACGACCAACTCGTATTAGAGGATATAAATATTGGCATTAAAGCAAATTCGAAGACCGCGATTATCGGGCCGAATGGTGCCGGCAAGTCGACTTTGTTGAATTGTATGCTTGATTTTTTGAAGCCCTTGAAAGGTGATGTAACCTTCTACGGCAAGGCGTACAAGGACTATTACAAGAAAATCGCTTATGTACCCCAATCATCTTCGGTGAATTGGGACTTCCCAACAACGGTTTTAGATGTTGTTTTAATGGGACGGTATGTACATCAAGGCTTCTTCAAAAAGGTCAGCCAAGCGGACAAGAGCCGGGCGCTTGCGGCCTTAGCGAGCGTCAATATGACTGACTACGCTGACCGGCAAATCGCTCAACTTTCTGGTGGGCAACGGCAACGGGTTTTCTTAGCTCGTGCCATCTGCCAGGATGCGGACATTTACTTCTTGGATGAACCAATGAAGGGAATTGATATTAAGACGGAGAAACTTTTCGCAGAGATTATTAACCAATTTCAACGCGACGGGAAGACCATTATTATCGTTCACCACGACTTGGCCACAGTCCGTGAGTACTTTGACCATGTCATTTTATTGAATAAGACAGTCATTGGCCAAGGTTCAGTTGCGGAAACCTTTAATGAAGCGAATATTGCAGCGGCATATGATCAAAGGATTGGTGAGATCTATGGCCATATTTACTGA